The Actinoplanes sp. N902-109 genomic interval TGATCCTCGCCGGTGACCGCATGGCCTCCAGCCTTCGCCGTCGCGTCGCCGGTGCGGTCCACGAACATCCGAGACCTCGCTCCGCGGGAACCGCTGACCGCGACGCTGCCAGCGCCGGCGGCTGAGGCATTCCCGGTGCGGGTTACCTGCCCGCGACCACTGGTGCTGGTCGTGGTCTGCCGCAACGCTAGCCACCCGAGTACCACTCCGGTCGCCGCGAGGGCGACTGACACAAACATGCCGATCAGTGAGGTCCACTTCTCCGCACGGTCCAGCCCTTGACCGACGAGGAAGGCGATGCTTCCCGCCATTCCAACTAGCCCGACGCACGCTGCCAAGATCACCCTGAGTGTCCGTCCCACCTATACATCATGACAGCCGGGCTGGCGTGACGTCTGTAGCGTTACCTCGCTTCCTCGATGACTCGGATGCGAACTGGCCAGGTCGGCAACGTGCATGGAAGCCGCCGACACCATGAACGCTTCCCCCGACTGCGGACGGGTGCAGCCCCGCATCAACGTCGCACTGTTGATCACGCCGCGTTCTATCAATCATGTCGGGCAGCACGGAAGGGCGTCAAACGGCATCGAGCTAAATTGAAGCGCGAAGCTGGCAGGGGTCCGACGGTCATGCGAAAGACGCAAACTCTCCAGAAACGAGCACGGTGGGCCTACCGCCCGTGTCGGTCCTCGGACACGGTATTTCCACACGATCCATGAGATCTACTCGCGTTATTGTTGGTCCCCGTCGTTCTAGGCGGGGATTTCTGCTTGCAGGGCGGCGGGCAGGTGCGCCGCCCTGAGCGCAATGCTGGCGTCGTCGGTCTCGACGATCCAGCCATCATGATCACCGACCAGGATCATGCCGTGCCGCCGCAGTTCATCGCCGACTCCTGCGGGACTTCCCTGCCGCAGCCGCGGATGGACTCGGACGAGCGCCGAGTTGCGCTGCAACGCCTCTATCAGCTGGTCCTCGCGGCAGTAGAGGATGTGCGGCCGGCCTTGACCGACGGACCGGGCGCTGTTACGGCCGTGCCGGCAGCGATACCCGGCCCGGCCGTGCGTCCAGTGCGCATCCAGAGCGCGGCCACACATGCCGCAGAACACCAACCCGGTCAGCGCATAGCGGCGCACCGTGCCGTCCGCCGCCGCCGGCGCCGTGTGGATCTGTTGGACGGCGACGAAGTCGGCTTCGCTCACCAAGGCTTCGTGGGCCGGTCGCGCCGATATAGCCCACTGCGCCCCAACGCTCCACCGCTGGATGCCAGTCTGTCGGGTGAGACCGTCGAGGGCTTCAAGGTCGTCGTGCTCGGTGTGCTGCCGGTTCCACACCTGTCGGCCGGTGTAACGCGGATTGGCCAGGATCGCCGCGACGGTGGTCAGCATCCATCCGGCGCCACTGCGATGCGGGTTTCGGGCCTGGTCGACGCGCGACGGACACGGCAGGCGGCGGTCGTTGAGCTCACGCGCGATCCGAGCGACGCTGCGACCGGCGAGCCGCTCGGCGAAAATCCGCCGCACCGTGGGCGCAGTCGCGGGATCAGGCTCGAGGCGGTGCAGCCGCCGACCCCACGCGGCGTGAGCCCGATTCGGATGCGGCCCGGCATCAACCAGTCGGTAGCCGTACGGTGGACGCCCGCCAAGGTGGCGTCCTTGCACCTCAGTCTGCGCGCGCATCGCCACGATCACCCGGTATCGGGCCTTGGCGACCTCCTGCTGCGAACGCACCCCAAGAAGATCAAGCAGCGCCAACTGCCGGGGACTGTCGAAGTCCACCGGCCCGTAGGTCTCCGGCAGCCACAACGCGACGTCGCACTGGCGCAGGACTGGGGCCAACTCGTTGAGCTGGCGGCCCTGGAACGCCCGCTCGTATTCGCCGACCACCACAGCGTCGAATGCGCGGTCTTCCGCCGGCATATCGCGTAGCAAGCGTGCCGCCTCCGGCCGGTCCGGCCATGATGTTCGCCGAGACACGCCGTCGTCGAAGTACTTGCTGACGATGCGGCCACGTCCGGCAATCAGTTCGGTGGCGGCGCAGAGCTGCCAATGCTCAGACGAGCCGTGGTCCTGGTGATCGGTGGTCGAGATGCGGCCGTAGAACGCGAACCGCAGACCAGCGGGTTCGCGGCGGAAGCATCGTGGGCCCGTTTTTCGCTCAGCCGCTGCCCACTCTGCGAGCAGACCGCTCGCGGCCTGTGACACGAGGCGAATCGCCATAATGACCTCGCAACGACGGAATCCAACCGCCTACGCACAACGCTAGACGCACCGACACGGCACAGGCAGGTCCCCTCACCCGACCGGGTGCCGCGCCGCGCGATATTGGTAGGTGAAGCCCAAGATCGTCGTTACCGCTCCCGCGGCCGTGGCCTGTCGCTGCTGGCGTCGGCGAAAGGGTACGGGGGGCGGAGCAGCGACTCACTAGCCGGAGGAGTTGAACACGCGGTCGTGGATGTCAGGCGCCTCTCAAGCGGACGCTTAAGTGCCTGTCTCGCTACTTTTCAAGATCGTGTTAGAGCCAGATCCGTGGGTGCGTCACTAGTAGCGCACTGCGGCGACCCACCGTCACCGCATGTCATTCCGTGAACCGCTTTGTACTGTTAGGCAGAACATGGCGACGGATTGCGCCTCGGTCATTTTGGCACAGTTGCGGCCTGGCCTGCCGACCACAAGTCTTGCTTGTCGCGCTGGCCGCCGGCCGGGGCGTACGCGCAGACCCACAAGGCCGGACCATCGGAACCCAGAGTTGTGAACTATCAACATGGGGGTTTTTCGATGAAGGAGACGAAACAGGCGATCGTTAGGGCGCGACGTGTGGGGGTCAACCTCGGGGCGGTGGTCCTGTGCGCCGGGGCCACCGCCCTAATGCCCGCGGCCGCGGTGGCAGCCCCGGCAGCCTCGGCCGCCGCGAGGGGGCCCGACATCGGGGTCCTGGCGACTACGAGTTGCCGGGTTGACTACAACACCCTCACCTGCACGACCGCCGCGGTTGCAGCGGTCGGCGGTAAGATCGATATCATCATCCTGAAGCCTGTCCCGGCCGTTCCCTGTAACTACTACGTGACGGACGCCAATAACGGAGCGAGGGTCAACGAAGGCACATTCTGGTACTCAGACGCCTTCTACAAGACCTTGACCGGCGTCTACAGCCGCTATCGCCTGACGATTTGGGGCTGTTCCCCACTCACCGAGGGCTACATCGGTAGGAGCGGATAGCTTGATTGAAGCAGCCCGGCGGGTCCCCTCCGGGCCGTTTCATGGCGGCGGCATCGCGTTCGATGCGTCCAGGATGCCGTCGCCACGGCGTGATCCAGTCACGTTCCAGCTAGGACTCGAGTCGGACTGCTGTGGTCGCTGTGGTGGGGCCTGGTTATAGGCCGGCCGGGACGTCGAGTGGGTGGCGTTCCCCGGTGAGGACGGCTACGGCGTGGGCGACTTCGTGCAGGTCGGCTTTGACGTAGGTGAAGGTCGTCTGCTCTGTCTGCTGCGTAGGTTGTGCCCGGCGAACGTCCGCGCGACAGCGATGCCGAAGCTGCGTTCGGCCCAGGTCAGTTTCGACTAACAAACCATTTGCCATCTGAAGTTCCGCCGCGCAGCTGCGGGTAGCAGCCAGGCCGAGGAGGAGAGCGTGATCAAGTTCGTTCCTGCCGCGACCGGCGCAGAGCGTCTGGTGATCGGCGAGGAGGCGCGAGCGGTTTCGGCATGGTGACCGCTATTCGTGTACGTATCGGGGGTAGGTGCTCTTCGCTGCGCGGGCGGCGTCGAGGTCTATCTCCAGGGTGACAAAGGGTTCGTCCTCTGATGTCGTTGCCAGGATGTCGCCCTCGGGGCTGATTACCCAGCCTGTGCCGCCAGGTTCGACGTTCGTCCCGGGCGGCTGCCATTGGTTCGACGAGAGGCAGTACGCGCCGGAGCAGACGGCGGCGGCTTGCCCGCCGGCGAGCCATTTGCGTGTGGTGGCACGTGGGGTCACTCGTGGAATACACAACATCTCGATGCCGCTGCGGGCGTAGTGGCGCGCCCATTCCAGGAACCACATTTCGGTGCAGACAAGGACTCCCACGCGCGCGCTTTACCCACCCGGGCACTGGGGAAGCGCTGTTCTCCGCGGTCATACCACGAGGCCTCCCAGTAGCCTTCCTCATCGGGCAGGTAGTACTTGTCGCGAGTGCGCAGCGGTCCCGTGACTCGTGACCACGTGAAAGCCTGATTCTTCCGGTTGGGCGTGGACCGCGACGCCACGACCGCGTCAGTGCGGAGGCGGCCCAGCTCCGCGATCGCCGAGTCGTGTTGCTTGACGCTGCGCTGCCATCGTCGTGGGTCGATCTCCCGATCGCCGGCCAGCCACGGGGAGAACGGCAGCTCCGGCAGCAGCAGCACCGTAGGCTGGGATTCGGTGACGTGGACCGCCAGTGCGTCGAAGGCCGCAGCGCGGAAACCGTCACGGGTGTCGAGTTGGCAGACGGTGACTCGGATGATGTCGCTCATGCCATCAGCGTCGTCACCGTGAACCCTGCGGCGCTGTGCCTGCCGAGACCTATACTGCTCAGATTGCGACACGTGTTGGGATGGGTTCGTGGTCCATCGGGTCGGCATACTTGCCTTCGACGGGATGACTTTGCTGGATGCCGCTGGTCCTGCCGAAGTGTTCTCGGAGGCCGACAACGGTCGGCACTGTTATGACGTCAGGATGGTGGCGTTGGGCGCCGGCTCCGTCCGCACCTCCAGTGGCGTCCGGATAGAGGCCGACGCCGTCACCGACGGCACGGGCTTCGACACGTTCCTGGTGCCCGGGTTTGAAGGGCCGCCAGCACGCGATCCCGCCCTGGTGGCCGCGGTACGCGCGCTCAGCGAGGCGTCGGGGCGCGTCGCCTCCGTGTGCACCGGCAGCTTCCTGCTGGCTGAGGCCGGCCTGCTCGAAGGCCGCGCTGCCACGACACACTGGCGTTATGCCGATCTGATGCGCCGGACCTACCCGGCCGTCGACGTCCAGTCCGACGCGATCTTCGTTCGCGCCGGAAAGGTGTTCACCTCCGCTGGCGTCAGCGCCGGAATCGATCTGGCACTCGCTCTGGTCGAGGACGACCACGGCGCCGACGCTGCTCGGGATGTGGCCCGATCGTGGTCGTGTTCATGCAGCGCCCGGGAGCACATTCACAGTTCTCCGGAAGGTTGGAACTACCCGTCGTGCCTCGTGGGCCGCTTCGTGCAGTACTTGATGCTGTTGTCAGTGATCCCGCCGGCGACCACACCGTGCCGGCAATGGCCCGCCGAGCCTCGGTCTCGGCGCGGCACCTTGCCCGCCTGTTCCGGCAGGAGCTGGGCATGACACCCACACAGTTCGTCCTCGCCAGCCGTGTTGAGGCTGCGCAGCGTCTTCTTGTCTCCGGCGTCCCGGTCATGAACGTCGCGCAGCAAAGCGGTTTCGGGAGTGAGGAGACGTTCCGTCGTGCCTTCCAGCGCCATGTCGGGAGTTCGCCGTCTGCTTACCGGGCACGGGTTTCCGACGTCCCTAAGAGTGCGTCTGATTCACGTAGTTTGCACGTTATGACGGTTTAGGTGTCTCGCCAGGTTGGGGTGGTTTCGTCGGCGGCTCGTCTAGTGAGGTTGTCGATCATCGCGATGCGGATCATGGTGGCGGAGGTTTCCGGGAGGGTTTCGTAGTCGCGGGCCAGTCGGCGGTGTTGCATGAGCCAGCCGATGGTGCGTTCGACGACCCAGCGGCGTTTGATGATTGAGAAGCCTTTGATCTGCCGATCCTTGGTGACGACTTCGACGTCGATACCGAGTGCGGCGCCGTGTTCGACGACCTTTTTGCGGAACCCTGCGTCGACCCAGGCCTTGGTCAGGGTGGGGTGGGTGTCGGTGGCCCGGTCGAGCAGGGCCAGGCCGATGGTGTTGTCGCTGGCGGCGGTGACGATGACGGCCAGCAGTAGGCCGAGGGTGTCGGTGATGATGCCGCGTTTGCGGCCCACGATGCGCTTGCCGGCGTCGATGCCTTGGGTAGCGGTCGGGACGTTGGTGGAGGTCTTCACGCTCTGGCTGTCCATGATGGATGCCGAGGGTTCGGTGCGGCGGCCGGTTGTGGTGCGGACCAACCCGTTCAGGCGGTAGTTGAGGTCGGTGAAGATGCCGTCTGTGGTCCAGGTCTTGAAGTATCAGTAGACCATTTGCCACGGCGGCAGGTCGTGGGGCATGTAGCGCCAGGTGATGCCGGTGCGGTTGATGTAGAGGATGGCGTTGAAGATTTCCCGCAGATCGTGCTCGGCGACACGGCCACCGACACCGGCATGGGTGCGGGCTTGGCGCCACGCGGTCAGCAGGGCCTCGATCAGGGCCGAGCGGGCGTCGGACAGGTCACTGGGATAGGCGGCGCGATGGGTCATGTAGTGCAGGTAGCGTCGCTGTCCGGAAGCAACTCAGACGTGAAGTACGTCGAATCCCTCACGAACTCGAATCAGACACTATCAAGGGACTAAACCGGATCGTAGCGGCGCGGCTGGATACGCATTTCTCGGAAGTATCGTCCCGTTCTGCACCGGCATCGCAGACCAGCTTGGGTAGAGAATCGCAGCATCTCACCACCAGTCTGAACTAAACGCCCAGTGAGCGACTGTTTGGCGGACATGGTCGTCGGTCACGAGGTATGCGCGGGCGCGGCGGGGTTGATTGGGATGTAGAACTTGCCGGGTGCGTCGAGGGTGTGAGCATGCCACCCGGCGGCAAGCATGCCCCTGTCGAGGATGAGGTCAACGTCGCGGCGCTCACGGACCCGGAGGCAGACACGAACGCTCATCTGCGAGCGCAATGCTCCGCCACCCATTGCCTTCTGCGTAGGGCGTTGTGTCGCGGCGAGCAGGTCAACGGCGACCGCTCGTCCGCGGCGAGCCACCGATTCGGCGTACGGCATCGCATCTGGTGCTGTGTCGGCGAGTTCGGCGTACTCATCAATGATGACGACCAGAGCCGGAGCGGCCGGAGTTGGCTCCCAGACTCGGGTGTTGCTGTGACTTGACGCTTGGGCGCGGGCGTCGAGCACAGCGACGGCATCAGTCAACAGTTGAGTGGCTTCTTCCGACGTTGTTGCCAGGCGGGCGAGACAGGGCGCCCATGGCCGCAGTTCCATGCCGCCTTTGAGGTCAATGCCCCACAGCACGACGTCGGAACACGCGGCCAGATTGCCGAGCACGACGTTCAGTACGCCGCTCTTGCCCGAGTCGGTGGTGCCACCGATCAACGCATGCCGCCGCAGCAACGGCACACGAACGTTTGTCGCGTCCTCGAACACCCCGAGGTCGATCGGGTCGGCCAAGGATCGAGATGTCGGGCCGGGCCACGGTATGGCGCCGGCGTGCGGGTCGATGGCGAGTACTCGCATCGTGCAACGGCCGGCGTGGGCGGGATCGTGCTCGATGCGGACGGCGCCGGGTCGCGTACCGAGACCCGATTCGATGGCCGGCACGCGGGCTATGACGTCCGCGACGCTCTGGCTGGGCCGCAGCTTTATCAGGGCGCGCCAGCCCCACGTGTCCACGACGGCCGACATGATGCGTGAGCCGGCCAAGCCGATGGCCTCGGCGAGGTCGGGCCACGCACTGATGACGCGGTCCACTCTTGCGCGGGCTCGACGACGGCGATGCGCCCACCATGGCACCGCGAGAACGACGACGGCCAGTACAAGGACCGTGGGCAACGGAATGCTCCCAGGGCCAAGCGCCGTAGCGGCTGTCAGCCATGCACCGGACACCGTGACAACCGTTATGGCGTACGCCCGTTCATTGCCCCGAAGCTCTTTGCGTCTCCCGATGACGAAGCCTGCTACGCAGAAGACTCCCCGCCAAGATGCCGTACCTCTACCGCGAGCGTCAAGACGTCTCGTCACATGTCGCCGTCACAAGACGTCCAAGTCTTTGTAGAGTTCGAGACCACGGAGTACTTCGAAAAGTCGCAGCTGTCATACCTCGGATAACGCGCCCCTCGTTACCTCCGAGTGGCGGCGAGCGGCGACTGCATCTCCATGGTCGTCGAGAGCAATCCCCGGCTATGAGCGGTCGCGGATGGCCTAGCGCTAGGGGCCGATAACAAACTTCAAAGTAAACGCTCGCAATGCCGCCTTAACGGCATTTGTTCCATGTGAAAATTTGAGGCACTAACCGATCCATACGGACAAGTCCTACCCCATTATAGCGGAGATCAAATCCGTGGTTGCTTTGAGGAGGGGTGCGCCGACTTCGCCAACACTGGTGGCAATTTGCGCAAGCCTTCGTGAGCCTCGGGCCAGTCGATCGCTATCCTCGACGCCGGCCCGCACATCAAGGGCTGCAGTATCGATTTCCTCAGCTTGACTGTGAGGTACCCTTGTTCGCAATTCCGCTGCGGCAGCGAGGGTCTTCTCGATGAGCTCGGGCGAAACGCCGTGGGACGTGAATTTATTACCTCGCACGTCATTACCCGATCCAAAAACGCCCGACGCGCTTCCATGAAAATTGAAGATGTTACTCACCGGCGAACGCCTCTTTTCGTTGACGCTTCTGATTTCGTATGACTGGACCCCTCTAGGGGTCAGCGCATAACCATATTCGTTCTCTTCGAGTAGCCCGCTGGACTCGAGTCGATGGGTTGCAACTTCCGCCTCGGCACGGGAGATATTGAGAAGTGGTGAGATTTGTCGCGCAGTGACGTATTTTCCAGGGCATCCCTGCGTGACTTTGTAAATTGCCTCTAAAAAGGCGTGATCGCGCTTGATCAAGGCTTCCGCGGTTATTGTCGATGCTTTCTGCTGTTGAGAAGTATTTTCGGCGGCGAGAACAGCCCGTCCGAAGCTTTTCGCCAAACGCCAGAAAGCGATGGCTATTACCACGCTAACAAACACTGATATCTTGTGAGGTGAACCCCTTAAAATCCATGTCCATGCAGTAAGGGCAACTGTCGCAGCGAGAGCCACCTTAAAATGTGCCCTGGTTGCATAACCCGTCCATGCGATATGCAGCGCTCGCGCGATCATAAAGAAGATAAGTAGGACCTGCTCGAATAGGATCCTAGACACGTAATCGCCACCGCGGGTGTATGGAACGGCGACATAGGCAATCGCTACTATAAGCATTACGCCCGTGAACCAATAGCGGGTGAAAGTTGCGATCGCAAGGAGGACGAGGGCGAAGCCTACAGTTGCCGCTAGAGGCTCGCTGGCGAGCAGACCCATAGCTTGATGCTAGTCGGCAGAGTGGCCGAGAGCTAGTTTTGCGGCTCACCAGCGCCCGGGGAAGAGTCTTATAACCGACACTCCATGGTCGGTGCATGACATATACGGCTTCGCGGGTTGGTAAGGCTGACTCCGAAACGGCCGACCCTCGTGCTGTGAGCTGAAGCGCGTATTGCACTATGTGATTCGGGCGGTTGCCATGCATACGTGACGTTTCTTGCATTAGTGCTCGGATGCGCTCACGCGCGTCTCTTGCCTATTTCTGTCGTGGGACATAGGGTCATTTAAACCACCTTTTCACGCCGCCCATCGGGGTTAATCCGACGGACCCCGATGGGTGCCGCTGTATGAAATCTATCGACAGATGAAAAGCTCAGCGGCTGCGATTTCGGTGTGCACAAATGATGTGTTGGACCTCGGACACTTAAAATAGTCAATGAATTGGGCCGCTGACCAGCGATTATATGGTCGGCGGCCTTAATCGTTTCTGGAACCTGGGCCGCCGTGGGAACACGGTCTTCCTGAAGCCCTGTTCTGGCAGCGAGCGGGGTCGCCATGGCAGCTGGGAGACAGCGCACATGGCCTCCATCGAGACCCGGAAAACCAAAGGCAAGATCACTCGCTATCGAGTGAAGTGGCGTACCGGCGGGAGCCGCGTTGGCGCCTAGGACGGAACCACCTTCGACGCCCACGTGGACGCAAAGCAGTTCAAGGCGCTGGTCGAGGTGTACGGCCACCAGTGGCCGCCGGCGGACGTGCTCATCGCGAAAGGCTTCGCCTATCTCGTGCCGGGCGCGGTCGTGGCGCCAGTTGCTCTCGCTGTGGAAGAGCCGTCGCCGGTGGTGACGTTCGAGGCGTTCGCATTGGAATACCTCGACCGGCTGGTCAAGCCGAACCCGGAGACGAAGCGCAAGTACCTCGAGCGTCTGCGGGTGCACGTCTTCCCGGTCCTTGGTGAGCGTCCGGTCGTGGAGATCACACGTAGGGAGATGCGCCTGTGGCAGGAAGGACTGCTGGCAAAGAACCTCTCGCCGAAGACGATCGCGAACATCCGTGGCGAGACCGTGTCGCCAATCTTCGAGGCTGCGTGCCTGCCGGGTGAGGACGACGAGCCGCCGCTGCGGACCTACAACCCGCTTAAGGGACTCAAGTTGCCGGAGCGTAACCGGCCGGAGCGGGAGATCGTCGAGGATCAGCAGGAAGCCGCGCTCGTCATCGAGGCCGCCTACGACGTCGACCCGAGTGCGGCTGATGTGCTGCTGATGCTTCTGGCAACGGGTATGCGCTGGGGTGAGGCGGCGGGGCTGCCTGTGCGGGCGGTGAACTTCGATCGAGGGACGGTCAGCATCATGCAGGTGCTACGTAAGGAGAACTTCCAGTGGAAGGTGATCGCGCGGCCGAAGACCAAGGACGGCTACCGTGGGATTCCGGTGCCTGCTCAGGGCATGAATATTCGCGCGATACGTTGTGAGGGCCGCGGCCGCGGCCGCGATGCGTTCGTCTTCACCGCGCCGAGGGGCGGCCACTGGCGTTACGAGGTCTTCTACGACGACCGCTGGAAGAAGATCCGCGAGCTGGCTGAGGCCAAGGGACTGCGTAAGCGCATGACGATGTACGGGCTGCGACACTCGCTGCTGACGTGGCTTGCCTCCGAAGGCGTCGACCCGATGACGCTGCGCACGATCGCTGGTCACAAGCGGGTTAGCACGACCTTCGACATCTACGTGCACAGCACCCGCCGGCATCATCCGAAGGTCAAGGAAGCCGTATCCGGACTTGTGGGTCTCGAAGTTGGCCCGTTTGCTTCGCGGCCAGCGGGGGATGAGCCGTACCGGCCCGGGTTA includes:
- a CDS encoding nitrilase-related carbon-nitrogen hydrolase, producing MWFLEWARHYARSGIEMLCIPRVTPRATTRKWLAGGQAAAVCSGAYCLSSNQWQPPGTNVEPGGTGWVISPEGDILATTSEDEPFVTLEIDLDAARAAKSTYPRYVHE
- a CDS encoding AraC family transcriptional regulator; this translates as MTLLDAAGPAEVFSEADNGRHCYDVRMVALGAGSVRTSSGVRIEADAVTDGTGFDTFLVPGFEGPPARDPALVAAVRALSEASGRVASVCTGSFLLAEAGLLEGRAATTHWRYADLMRRTYPAVDVQSDAIFVRAGKVFTSAGVSAGIDLALALVEDDHGADAARDVARSWSCSCSAREHIHSSPEGWNYPSCLVGRFVQYLMLLSVIPPATTPCRQWPAEPRSRRGTLPACSGRSWA
- a CDS encoding tyrosine-type recombinase/integrase; this encodes MDAKQFKALVEVYGHQWPPADVLIAKGFAYLVPGAVVAPVALAVEEPSPVVTFEAFALEYLDRLVKPNPETKRKYLERLRVHVFPVLGERPVVEITRREMRLWQEGLLAKNLSPKTIANIRGETVSPIFEAACLPGEDDEPPLRTYNPLKGLKLPERNRPEREIVEDQQEAALVIEAAYDVDPSAADVLLMLLATGMRWGEAAGLPVRAVNFDRGTVSIMQVLRKENFQWKVIARPKTKDGYRGIPVPAQGMNIRAIRCEGRGRGRDAFVFTAPRGGHWRYEVFYDDRWKKIRELAEAKGLRKRMTMYGLRHSLLTWLASEGVDPMTLRTIAGHKRVSTTFDIYVHSTRRHHPKVKEAVSGLVGLEVGPFASRPAGDEPYRPGL
- a CDS encoding FtsK/SpoIIIE domain-containing protein, encoding MDRVISAWPDLAEAIGLAGSRIMSAVVDTWGWRALIKLRPSQSVADVIARVPAIESGLGTRPGAVRIEHDPAHAGRCTMRVLAIDPHAGAIPWPGPTSRSLADPIDLGVFEDATNVRVPLLRRHALIGGTTDSGKSGVLNVVLGNLAACSDVVLWGIDLKGGMELRPWAPCLARLATTSEEATQLLTDAVAVLDARAQASSHSNTRVWEPTPAAPALVVIIDEYAELADTAPDAMPYAESVARRGRAVAVDLLAATQRPTQKAMGGGALRSQMSVRVCLRVRERRDVDLILDRGMLAAGWHAHTLDAPGKFYIPINPAAPAHTS
- a CDS encoding helix-turn-helix domain-containing protein — protein: MARRASVSARHLARLFRQELGMTPTQFVLASRVEAAQRLLVSGVPVMNVAQQSGFGSEETFRRAFQRHVGSSPSAYRARVSDVPKSASDSRSLHVMTV
- a CDS encoding recombinase family protein, with protein sequence MAIRLVSQAASGLLAEWAAAERKTGPRCFRREPAGLRFAFYGRISTTDHQDHGSSEHWQLCAATELIAGRGRIVSKYFDDGVSRRTSWPDRPEAARLLRDMPAEDRAFDAVVVGEYERAFQGRQLNELAPVLRQCDVALWLPETYGPVDFDSPRQLALLDLLGVRSQQEVAKARYRVIVAMRAQTEVQGRHLGGRPPYGYRLVDAGPHPNRAHAAWGRRLHRLEPDPATAPTVRRIFAERLAGRSVARIARELNDRRLPCPSRVDQARNPHRSGAGWMLTTVAAILANPRYTGRQVWNRQHTEHDDLEALDGLTRQTGIQRWSVGAQWAISARPAHEALVSEADFVAVQQIHTAPAAADGTVRRYALTGLVFCGMCGRALDAHWTHGRAGYRCRHGRNSARSVGQGRPHILYCREDQLIEALQRNSALVRVHPRLRQGSPAGVGDELRRHGMILVGDHDGWIVETDDASIALRAAHLPAALQAEIPA